The following are encoded in a window of Panicum virgatum strain AP13 chromosome 5N, P.virgatum_v5, whole genome shotgun sequence genomic DNA:
- the LOC120675628 gene encoding protein VTE6, chloroplastic-like: MAASRVQTSDFRFRLLRSASSSPMACSLLPLHAPLSSRPGPRTLPLFPRGPRVLRHRPPPPPLPPLRALPDIAAGAASGIRDALADAFLASPPTWRSAASSNLAVFVAGSPLLLSGLSASGIAAAYLLGTLAWRAFGLPGFLLVVAYFVVGTAVTKLKIKQKEAQGVAEKRGGRRGPESVIGSSAAGCVCALLSIYHVGGTAFSELWRLGFVASFCTKLSDTVSSEIGKAFGRTTYLVTTFKVVPRGTEGAVSIEGTLAGIIASVFLAGVGYLLGQVGVSQVAICLLASQIANYGESYIGATLQDKEGFEWLNNDIVNVLNISIGAILAVVLQQLLVS; encoded by the exons ATGGCCGCTTCCcgagttcagacttcagacttCAGATTTCGACTTCTACGGAGTGCTTCTTCGTCTCCAATGGCGTGCTCGCTCCTCCCGCTCCAcgctcccctctcctcccgccCCGGGCCCAGAaccctccctctcttccctcGAGGGCCCAGGGTTCTGCGCCACCGTCCCCCGCCCCCGCCTCTGCCTCCGCTGCGAGCGCTCCCGGACATTGCTGCGGGGGCCGCGTCGGGAATTCGGGACGCGCTCGCGGACGCCTTCCTGGCGTCGCCGCCGACGTGGCGGTCCGCCGCGTCCAGCAACCTCGCCGTCTTCGTCGCCGGCTCGCCGTTGCTCCTCTCCGGCCTCTCCGCCTCAGGTATCGCCGCCGCGTACCTCCTCGGTACCCTGGCGTGGCGCGCGTTTGGGCTCCCGGGgttcctcctcgtcgtcgcctACTTTGTCGTG GGCACAGCAGTAACTAAGTTGAAGATAAAACAGAAGGAAGCACAGGGAGTGGCTGAGaaaagaggaggaaggagagggcctGAAAGTGTTATTGGTTCGAGTGCTGCCGGTTGTGTCTGTGCTCTACTGTCAATATATCATGTGGGTGGTACAGCATTCTCTGAGCTCTGGAGACTTGGCTTTGTTGCCAGTTTCTGTACTAAACTAAGTGATACGGTTTCCAGTGAAATAGGGAAGGCTTTTGGAAGAACAAC GTATCTGGTGACAACATTTAAGGTTGTTCCAAGAGGTACAGAAGGTGCAGTCAGTATTGAGGGTACTCTTGCTGGAATTATAGCATCTGTGTTTCTTGCAGGTGTTGGTTATCTTCTAGGGCAG GTGGGTGTatcacaagttgcaatatgccTTCTTGCATCCCAGATTGCAAACTATGGCGAGAGTTATATTGGGGCGACATTGCAAGATAAGGAAGGATTTGAATGG CTGAATAACGATATTGTCAATGTACTGAATATCTCCATTGGTGCCATATTGGCTGTTGTATTGCAGCAGTTGCTTGTGAGTTAG